A DNA window from Halostella salina contains the following coding sequences:
- a CDS encoding long-chain-fatty-acid--CoA ligase, which yields MEKPLLVTDFLDRARRHYGEQDAVVATTGERYSYDELGERADGFAAFLQDRGVEKGDRVAVLDPNTHYHLEAAFGSMQVGAVHTPLNYRLVPDDFEYILTDAGVDVVYADHEYADRIEAVRDDVPTETFVTNDADAVDGDWAAFDDVVESAGTDYDRPAMSEDDDITINYTSGTTGDPKGVVRTHRTETLHAYLVSVHQELRDDDVYLWTLPMFHVNGWGHIYAVTGMGATHVCTRGVDAGEIFDTVVAEDVSYLCGAPTVLNMLCDYYDQRDGDVATTGDCDVRIATAGSAPPEATIRTVEDEFGWRLKHVYGATETGPLITTSDARRLFDADSDARFKVKKRQGLGYLGTDVRVVDEDGDDVPRDDATIGEVVVRGNQVMDRYWNKPEATEEAFTDRIEGYYHTGDLATVDDNGMVAIKDRKKDIIISGGENISSIELEDTLYDHDAVQQVAVIPAPSEQWGETPKAFVVPSNDDPDDPPVSPDELREFCESRLAGYKVVRRFEFVEELPTTATGKVQKYELRESEWDDEDGMVGQG from the coding sequence ATGGAAAAGCCACTGCTGGTTACGGACTTCCTCGACCGCGCGCGCCGCCACTACGGGGAACAGGACGCCGTCGTCGCGACGACCGGGGAGCGGTACAGCTACGACGAACTGGGCGAGCGAGCCGACGGGTTCGCCGCCTTCCTGCAGGACCGGGGCGTCGAGAAGGGCGACCGCGTGGCGGTGCTGGACCCGAACACGCACTACCACCTCGAAGCCGCCTTCGGGAGCATGCAGGTCGGTGCGGTCCACACGCCGCTGAACTACCGGCTGGTGCCGGACGACTTCGAGTACATCCTCACGGACGCGGGCGTCGACGTCGTCTACGCCGACCACGAGTACGCCGACCGGATCGAGGCCGTCCGGGACGACGTACCCACGGAGACGTTCGTCACCAACGACGCGGACGCCGTCGACGGCGACTGGGCGGCGTTCGACGACGTGGTCGAGTCGGCCGGCACCGACTACGACCGCCCGGCGATGAGCGAGGACGACGACATCACCATCAACTACACCTCCGGGACGACCGGTGATCCGAAAGGCGTCGTCCGGACCCACCGGACCGAGACGCTGCACGCCTACCTCGTGAGCGTCCATCAGGAGCTCAGGGACGACGACGTCTACCTCTGGACCCTGCCGATGTTCCACGTCAACGGCTGGGGACACATCTACGCCGTCACCGGGATGGGTGCGACGCACGTCTGCACCCGCGGCGTCGACGCCGGGGAGATATTCGACACCGTCGTCGCCGAGGACGTGTCCTACCTCTGTGGCGCGCCGACCGTGCTGAACATGCTCTGTGACTACTACGACCAGCGGGACGGCGACGTCGCGACCACCGGCGACTGCGACGTCCGGATCGCGACCGCCGGCAGCGCCCCGCCGGAGGCGACCATCCGCACGGTCGAGGACGAGTTCGGCTGGCGGCTGAAACACGTCTACGGCGCGACCGAGACCGGGCCGCTCATCACCACCTCCGACGCCCGCCGGCTGTTCGACGCGGACAGCGACGCCCGGTTCAAGGTGAAAAAGCGGCAGGGGCTGGGCTATCTCGGCACGGATGTCCGCGTCGTCGACGAGGACGGCGATGACGTTCCCCGGGACGACGCGACCATCGGCGAGGTCGTCGTGCGTGGCAATCAGGTGATGGACCGCTACTGGAACAAGCCCGAGGCGACCGAGGAAGCGTTCACGGACCGGATCGAGGGGTACTACCACACCGGCGACCTGGCGACCGTCGACGACAACGGCATGGTGGCCATCAAGGACCGGAAGAAGGACATCATCATCTCGGGCGGGGAGAACATCTCCAGCATCGAACTCGAGGACACCCTCTACGACCACGACGCGGTGCAGCAGGTCGCGGTCATCCCCGCCCCCAGCGAGCAGTGGGGCGAGACGCCCAAGGCGTTCGTCGTCCCGTCGAACGACGACCCCGACGACCCGCCGGTCTCGCCGGACGAACTCAGGGAGTTCTGCGAGTCACGGCTCGCGGGGTACAAGGTCGTCCGCCGGTTCGAGTTCGTCGAGGAACTCCCGACGACCGCGACCGGAAAGGTCCAGAAGTACGAACTCCGGGAGTCGGAGTGGGACGACGAGGACGGGATGGTCGGGCAGGGTTAG
- a CDS encoding methylmalonyl-CoA mutase family protein, with translation MYDDDDLAAIREGKERWEAETLDPTLERHGERSDRFATVSNMEVDRLYTPDDVADIDYEEDIGFPGEPPFTRGPYPTMYRGRTWTMRQFAGFGTAEETNERFHYLTDEGQTGLSTAFDMPTLMGKDSDDPLSDGEVGKEGVAVDTLRDMEILFDGIDLGEVSTSFTINPSAPVIYAMYVALADQQGVPREKIRGTLQNDMLKEFIAQKEWVIPPEPSLDIVTDTIEFAVEETPKFKPISVSGYHIREAGSTAVQELAFTLADGFAYVEDCLDRGLDVDEFAPQLSFFFNSHNSLFEEVAKFRAARRIYARVMKEWYGAEADASRQLKFHTQTAGQSLTAQQPLNNVVRVTIQALAGVLGGTQSLHTNSFDEALALPSEEAVRVALRTQQIIAEESGAADIVDPLGGSFAVESLTDDVEEEAMAYIEEIREMGDGSVRDGVLEGISSGYFHREIQDASYEYQERVEAGEETVVGVNEYEIEEDTRPDILKVDEEVQERQRERLADVKAERDDEAVEAALAAIDDAIAAGENVMPPMVRAVKAYATMGEIMDVFEARHGSYRETVGMA, from the coding sequence ATGTACGACGATGACGATCTCGCGGCCATCCGGGAGGGCAAGGAGCGGTGGGAGGCGGAGACGCTCGACCCGACGCTGGAGCGCCACGGCGAGCGCAGCGACCGCTTCGCGACGGTGTCGAACATGGAGGTCGACCGCCTCTACACGCCCGACGACGTGGCTGACATCGACTACGAGGAGGATATCGGCTTCCCCGGCGAGCCGCCGTTTACCCGCGGTCCCTACCCGACGATGTACCGCGGCCGGACGTGGACGATGCGGCAGTTCGCCGGCTTCGGCACCGCCGAGGAGACCAACGAGCGGTTCCACTACCTCACCGACGAGGGCCAGACCGGGCTCTCGACGGCGTTCGACATGCCGACGCTGATGGGAAAGGACTCGGACGACCCCCTCTCGGACGGCGAGGTCGGCAAGGAGGGCGTCGCCGTCGACACGCTCCGGGACATGGAGATCCTGTTCGACGGGATCGACCTGGGCGAGGTGTCGACCTCCTTCACGATCAACCCCTCCGCGCCCGTCATCTACGCGATGTACGTCGCGCTGGCCGACCAGCAGGGCGTCCCCCGCGAGAAGATACGGGGCACCCTCCAGAACGACATGCTGAAGGAGTTCATCGCACAGAAGGAGTGGGTGATCCCGCCGGAGCCGAGCCTCGACATCGTCACCGACACCATCGAGTTCGCCGTCGAGGAGACGCCGAAGTTCAAGCCGATCTCCGTCTCGGGCTACCACATCCGCGAGGCCGGGTCGACCGCCGTCCAGGAACTCGCCTTTACCCTCGCCGACGGCTTCGCGTACGTCGAGGACTGTCTGGACCGCGGGCTGGACGTCGACGAATTCGCCCCACAGCTGTCCTTCTTCTTCAACTCGCACAACTCCCTCTTCGAGGAGGTGGCGAAGTTCCGCGCCGCCCGGCGCATCTACGCCCGCGTCATGAAGGAGTGGTACGGCGCGGAGGCCGACGCCTCCCGACAGCTCAAGTTCCACACCCAGACCGCCGGCCAGTCGCTGACGGCCCAGCAGCCGCTGAACAACGTCGTCCGCGTCACCATTCAGGCGCTGGCCGGCGTGCTCGGCGGGACCCAGAGCCTCCACACCAACAGCTTCGACGAGGCGCTCGCCCTCCCCAGCGAGGAGGCCGTCCGCGTCGCCCTGCGCACCCAGCAGATCATCGCCGAGGAGAGCGGCGCGGCCGACATCGTCGACCCCCTGGGCGGGAGCTTCGCCGTCGAGAGCCTCACCGACGACGTGGAGGAGGAGGCGATGGCGTACATCGAGGAGATCAGGGAGATGGGCGACGGCTCCGTCCGCGACGGCGTGCTGGAGGGGATCTCCTCGGGCTACTTCCACCGGGAGATCCAGGACGCCTCCTACGAGTACCAGGAGCGCGTCGAGGCCGGCGAGGAGACCGTCGTCGGCGTCAACGAGTACGAGATCGAGGAGGACACCCGCCCCGACATCCTCAAGGTCGACGAGGAGGTTCAGGAGCGCCAGCGCGAGCGCCTCGCCGACGTGAAGGCGGAGCGCGACGACGAGGCCGTTGAGGCCGCGCTCGCCGCCATCGACGACGCCATCGCCGCCGGCGAGAACGTGATGCCGCCGATGGTCCGGGCGGTGAAGGCGTACGCGACGATGGGGGAGATCATGGACGTGTTCGAGGCCCGCCACGGCTCCTACCGGGAGACCGTCGGAATGGCCTGA
- a CDS encoding thiolase C-terminal domain-containing protein — MTGVRVAGVGLTEFGESPERTGRELFGTAADRAFGDAGVPRDDVESLRYGNFMGELSERQGHQGPLMAETAGVRAPATRYESACASSAAALRSAVRDVRHGEEDVVLVGGAERMTNLGTAGATEALAIAADELWEVRAGMTFPGAYALMAQAYFAAYGGDREDLAAIAVKNHEHALDNELAQYQRSITVDDVLDAPPVAEPLGLYDSCPISDGASALVLVSEEYAAEHGVDAPVAVTGSGQGGDGMALQDREHLARTPAADEAAAAAYDDAGVGPDDVDFAEVHDCFTIAEALALESLDLYEVGEAIGAARRGETTRDGDLPVNLSGGLKAKGHPVGATGVSQVAEATQLLRGDHVNSDAVADAEVGVAHNAGGTVASCIVHILEVAA, encoded by the coding sequence ATGACAGGCGTACGCGTGGCCGGCGTCGGGCTGACCGAGTTCGGGGAGTCGCCGGAGCGAACGGGCCGGGAGCTGTTCGGGACTGCGGCCGACAGGGCGTTCGGGGACGCGGGCGTCCCCCGCGACGACGTCGAGTCGCTCCGGTACGGCAACTTCATGGGCGAACTCTCCGAGCGGCAGGGCCACCAGGGACCGCTGATGGCGGAGACCGCGGGCGTCCGCGCCCCGGCGACCCGGTACGAGAGCGCCTGCGCGTCCTCCGCTGCTGCGCTCCGCTCGGCGGTCCGGGACGTGCGACACGGCGAGGAGGACGTGGTCCTCGTCGGCGGGGCCGAGCGGATGACCAACCTCGGGACGGCCGGCGCGACGGAGGCGCTGGCCATCGCCGCCGACGAGCTGTGGGAGGTCCGGGCCGGGATGACGTTCCCGGGGGCGTACGCGCTGATGGCGCAGGCGTACTTCGCGGCGTACGGCGGCGACCGCGAGGACCTGGCCGCTATCGCGGTGAAGAACCACGAGCACGCGCTCGACAACGAGCTCGCGCAGTACCAGCGGTCGATCACGGTCGACGACGTGCTCGACGCGCCGCCGGTCGCCGAGCCGCTCGGCCTGTACGACTCCTGCCCGATCAGCGACGGCGCGAGCGCGCTGGTGCTGGTCAGCGAGGAGTACGCCGCCGAGCACGGCGTGGACGCGCCGGTCGCAGTCACCGGCTCGGGACAGGGCGGCGACGGGATGGCGCTGCAGGACCGCGAACATCTCGCACGGACGCCCGCCGCCGACGAGGCGGCCGCGGCGGCGTACGACGACGCCGGCGTCGGGCCGGACGACGTCGACTTCGCGGAGGTCCACGACTGCTTCACCATCGCCGAGGCGCTGGCCCTGGAGTCGCTCGACCTCTACGAGGTGGGCGAGGCGATCGGTGCGGCCCGGCGCGGCGAGACGACCCGCGACGGCGACCTGCCGGTCAACCTCTCCGGCGGGCTGAAGGCGAAGGGCCACCCCGTCGGCGCGACGGGCGTCTCGCAGGTCGCCGAGGCGACCCAGCTGCTCCGCGGCGACCACGTCAACAGCGACGCCGTCGCGGACGCCGAGGTCGGCGTCGCGCACAACGCCGGCGGGACGGTCGCGAGCTGTATCGTCCACATTTTGGAGGTCGCAGCATGA
- a CDS encoding DUF7541 family protein, giving the protein MDEEPGLSDQYRMSSPWPVLIAFGLAIAEVGIVWPLVPLAVGGLLMFVGSVVGILREAGYVESPWPLLSGFAVALVAIGVGLFLYSGGAIAVNSVTESMRTPGSIGLRGLAIAVAGVLALAGAVLGKYWTTANAEPRV; this is encoded by the coding sequence ATGGACGAGGAGCCGGGTCTCAGCGACCAGTATCGGATGTCCAGCCCGTGGCCGGTGCTCATCGCCTTCGGCCTCGCCATCGCGGAGGTCGGGATCGTCTGGCCGCTGGTTCCGCTCGCGGTCGGCGGCCTGCTCATGTTCGTCGGGAGCGTCGTCGGCATCCTCCGGGAGGCGGGCTACGTCGAGAGCCCGTGGCCGCTCCTGTCCGGGTTCGCGGTCGCGCTCGTCGCCATCGGCGTCGGGCTGTTCCTGTACAGCGGCGGCGCGATCGCCGTCAACAGCGTGACGGAGAGCATGCGCACGCCGGGGAGCATCGGCCTGCGCGGCCTCGCGATCGCCGTGGCCGGCGTGCTGGCGCTCGCCGGTGCCGTCCTCGGCAAGTACTGGACGACGGCGAACGCCGAACCGCGGGTGTAA
- a CDS encoding cbb3-type cytochrome c oxidase subunit I, with protein sequence MAIEGQLALTVLMGALLLGVAVWITRLENWRSYTPLAGGGAVGEETGYGHHEKPGGLIRWLTTVDHKDIGILYGTYALIAFVWGGLAAVLMRAELSTESIALLGNTQVYNALLTSHGITMLFLFGTPIIAAFANYLVPLLIDADDMAFPRINAIAFWLLPPGALLIWGGFFIAPFTDAVSNAAATSWTMYPPLSVEQTNPTVDLMLLGLHLTGVSATMGAINFIATIFTERGEEVGWSNLDIFSWTILTQSGLILFAFPLLGSAIVMLLLDRNFDTMFFAVEGGGTILWQHLFWFFGHPEVYILVLPPMGIVSYVLPRFAGRKLFGFKFVVYSTLAIGVLSFGVWAHHMFTTGIDPRLRASFMAVSLAIAIPSAVKTFNWITTMWNGSIKLTTPMLFCIGFISNFIIGGVTGVFLAAIPVDLVLHDTYYVVGHFHYIVMGAISFAGFAGLYYWYPMYTGRMYQRTLGKWHFWLSMIGTNLTFFAMILLGYAGFTRRYATYSGITVGPIEMITILHQLATVGAFILLIGQIIFVWNMVSSWIDGPKVEDGDPWNLKESGVHTREWTWFDRQLDTALTDGGDEEEALPDGGTESVDDGRTADDET encoded by the coding sequence ATGGCAATCGAAGGGCAGTTAGCGCTGACGGTGCTGATGGGGGCCTTGCTTCTGGGGGTCGCCGTCTGGATCACGCGCCTCGAGAACTGGCGCTCGTACACGCCGCTCGCGGGCGGCGGTGCCGTCGGCGAGGAGACGGGATACGGACATCACGAGAAACCCGGCGGGCTCATCCGCTGGCTTACGACGGTCGACCACAAGGACATCGGCATCCTGTACGGAACGTACGCGCTGATCGCGTTCGTCTGGGGCGGGCTCGCCGCCGTCCTCATGCGGGCCGAACTGTCGACGGAGAGCATCGCCCTGTTGGGCAACACGCAGGTGTACAACGCCCTGCTGACGAGCCACGGGATCACGATGCTGTTCCTGTTCGGGACGCCGATCATCGCGGCCTTCGCGAACTACCTCGTGCCGCTGCTCATCGACGCGGACGACATGGCGTTCCCGCGGATCAACGCCATCGCGTTCTGGCTGCTCCCGCCCGGCGCACTGCTCATCTGGGGCGGCTTCTTCATCGCGCCGTTCACCGACGCGGTGTCGAACGCCGCCGCGACCTCCTGGACGATGTATCCGCCGCTGTCGGTCGAGCAGACCAACCCCACCGTCGACCTGATGCTGCTCGGTCTCCACCTGACGGGCGTCTCGGCGACGATGGGCGCGATCAACTTCATCGCGACCATCTTCACCGAGCGCGGCGAGGAGGTCGGCTGGTCGAACCTCGACATCTTCTCGTGGACGATCCTCACCCAGTCCGGCCTCATCCTCTTCGCGTTCCCCCTCCTGGGCAGCGCCATCGTGATGCTCCTGCTCGACCGGAACTTCGACACGATGTTCTTCGCCGTGGAAGGTGGTGGGACGATCCTCTGGCAACACCTGTTCTGGTTCTTCGGCCATCCGGAGGTGTACATCCTCGTCCTCCCGCCGATGGGCATCGTCAGCTACGTCCTCCCGCGCTTCGCGGGCCGGAAGCTGTTCGGCTTCAAGTTCGTCGTCTACTCCACGCTCGCCATCGGGGTGCTCTCCTTCGGCGTCTGGGCGCACCACATGTTCACGACGGGCATCGACCCGCGGCTGCGGGCTAGCTTCATGGCGGTGTCGCTGGCCATCGCCATCCCGAGCGCGGTCAAGACGTTCAACTGGATCACGACGATGTGGAACGGCAGCATCAAGCTGACCACGCCGATGCTGTTCTGTATCGGCTTCATCTCGAACTTCATCATCGGCGGCGTCACCGGGGTGTTCCTCGCGGCCATCCCGGTCGACCTGGTGCTCCACGACACGTACTACGTCGTCGGGCACTTCCACTACATCGTGATGGGTGCCATCTCCTTCGCCGGCTTCGCCGGCCTCTACTACTGGTACCCGATGTACACCGGCCGGATGTACCAGCGCACGCTCGGCAAGTGGCACTTCTGGCTCTCGATGATCGGCACCAACCTGACGTTCTTCGCCATGATCCTGCTGGGCTACGCCGGCTTCACGCGCCGGTACGCCACCTACTCCGGGATCACGGTCGGCCCCATCGAGATGATCACCATCCTGCACCAGCTCGCCACCGTCGGCGCGTTCATCCTGCTCATCGGGCAGATCATCTTCGTCTGGAACATGGTGAGCTCGTGGATCGACGGGCCGAAAGTCGAGGACGGTGACCCGTGGAACCTCAAGGAGAGCGGCGTCCACACCCGCGAGTGGACCTGGTTCGACCGCCAGCTCGACACCGCCCTCACGGACGGCGGCGACGAGGAGGAGGCGCTGCCGGACGGCGGGACGGAGTCGGTCGACGACGGCCGTACCGCGGACGACGAGACGTAG
- a CDS encoding DUF6684 family protein, with the protein MSEKVFDRETLLDLTVNVIPLGIMLFFIGAFTFANPFGWDVVYSTLQFAIVGSMMVLLTLLTYWSGKLISEDEMAREDAAEDANAE; encoded by the coding sequence ATGTCAGAGAAGGTTTTCGACCGGGAGACCCTGCTCGACCTCACGGTGAACGTGATCCCCCTCGGGATCATGCTGTTTTTCATCGGGGCGTTCACCTTCGCGAACCCCTTCGGCTGGGACGTGGTCTACTCGACGCTGCAGTTCGCCATCGTCGGGTCGATGATGGTGTTGCTCACGCTGCTGACGTACTGGTCCGGCAAGCTCATCTCCGAGGACGAGATGGCCCGCGAGGACGCGGCCGAGGACGCGAACGCGGAGTGA
- a CDS encoding DUF7520 family protein, translating into MSTLLDERIGGKRMVIGIYTAIVALAAVFGAMVGLVLPAKANAPETAGFGPFVFEINPLNFALYGAINIALVLGALILLMSAVSNRYPDA; encoded by the coding sequence ATGTCGACGCTGCTGGATGAGCGGATCGGCGGAAAGCGGATGGTGATCGGCATCTACACCGCCATCGTCGCGCTCGCCGCCGTCTTCGGCGCGATGGTTGGGCTGGTGCTGCCGGCAAAGGCAAACGCCCCCGAGACCGCCGGGTTCGGTCCGTTCGTCTTCGAGATCAACCCGCTGAACTTCGCGCTGTACGGGGCGATAAACATCGCGCTCGTCCTCGGCGCGCTCATCCTCCTGATGTCGGCCGTCTCGAACCGGTATCCCGACGCCTAA
- a CDS encoding Zn-ribbon domain-containing OB-fold protein, giving the protein MTDNPTGARDAGYDDFLDAVETGEPYYLACPEGHGWLPPRTVCPDCGSADLSEESLPGAGEVETYTVAHVAAPSFADDAPYVTAITRFGPVRVTGLLRGVAPDDVERGLAVELAVGASETTGRRLLALDPR; this is encoded by the coding sequence ATGACCGACAATCCGACCGGCGCGCGGGACGCGGGCTACGACGACTTCCTCGACGCGGTCGAGACCGGGGAGCCCTACTACCTGGCGTGCCCGGAGGGCCACGGCTGGCTCCCGCCGCGGACGGTGTGTCCCGACTGCGGGAGCGCCGACCTCTCGGAGGAGTCGCTGCCCGGGGCCGGCGAGGTGGAGACGTACACCGTCGCCCACGTCGCGGCACCGTCGTTCGCCGACGACGCCCCGTACGTCACTGCGATCACGCGCTTCGGGCCGGTCCGGGTGACCGGCCTGCTCCGCGGCGTCGCCCCCGACGACGTGGAGCGGGGGCTGGCCGTCGAACTCGCGGTCGGGGCGTCGGAGACGACGGGGCGGCGGCTACTCGCCCTCGACCCGCGGTAG
- a CDS encoding alpha/beta fold hydrolase, which produces MKLRKAAAAAVGGLGATALANRALARRAEPLDPPLPGDEGTYRWRGLDVAYTEAGDPEDPDLLLLHGVNAAGTSMEFAPVFERLAESYHVIAPDLPGFGRSDRPPLLYSASLYESFVTDFARDLTDDAVCVASSLTGSYAVAAAETVGFERLVLICPSDSSMPGRRVWLRTLLRSPLVGTALFNLIASRPSIQYFSADHGYYDTDNRDPEKADYQWQSAHQPGARYAPASFISGFLDPDLDLDEAIADLDVPVTLVWGRESDITPLSDGRALADEADARLVVVDYARLLPHAEHPDEFVDAVAPDLPRVEGE; this is translated from the coding sequence CGCGGCCGCCGCGGTGGGCGGCCTCGGCGCGACGGCGCTGGCGAACAGGGCGCTCGCGCGGCGTGCCGAGCCGCTCGACCCGCCGCTCCCCGGCGACGAGGGAACCTACCGCTGGCGGGGGCTAGACGTCGCCTACACGGAGGCGGGCGACCCCGAGGACCCCGACCTGCTGCTCCTCCACGGCGTCAACGCCGCCGGCACGAGCATGGAGTTCGCGCCGGTGTTCGAACGGCTCGCGGAGTCGTACCACGTCATCGCGCCGGATCTGCCCGGCTTCGGGCGGTCGGACCGGCCGCCGCTGCTGTACTCGGCGTCGCTGTACGAGTCGTTCGTGACCGATTTCGCGCGGGACCTGACCGACGACGCGGTCTGCGTCGCCTCGTCGCTGACGGGGTCGTACGCCGTCGCGGCCGCCGAGACGGTCGGCTTCGAGCGGCTCGTGCTGATCTGCCCGTCCGACTCGTCGATGCCCGGCCGCCGGGTGTGGCTGCGGACCCTCCTGCGGTCGCCGCTGGTCGGCACCGCGCTGTTCAACCTGATCGCCAGCCGGCCCTCCATCCAGTACTTCAGCGCCGACCACGGCTACTACGACACCGACAACCGGGACCCCGAGAAGGCCGACTACCAGTGGCAGAGCGCCCACCAGCCCGGTGCGCGGTACGCCCCGGCCTCCTTCATCAGCGGCTTCCTCGACCCCGACCTGGACCTCGACGAAGCGATCGCCGACCTCGACGTTCCGGTCACGCTCGTCTGGGGCCGCGAGAGCGACATCACGCCGCTGTCCGACGGCCGCGCCCTCGCCGACGAGGCGGACGCGCGGCTGGTCGTCGTCGACTACGCCCGCCTGCTCCCCCACGCCGAACACCCCGACGAGTTCGTCGACGCCGTCGCGCCCGACCTACCGCGGGTCGAGGGCGAGTAG